A genomic region of Streptosporangium lutulentum contains the following coding sequences:
- a CDS encoding single-stranded DNA-binding protein — MNDIYVTLTGNVAAPPRQHTFPDGSRVTSLKVATTSRYFDRENQQWRNGDTTYFGVRCFRGLADNVAQSVHLGQPVVVQGRLRIREFTHEGERRFMPEVEANSLGHDLRWGLGSFAKPQRGGATPTLGREERSELDRETFDWAMGGAAPDEASASGALALVKAAGGDGEVTETEGGAASEGAAGSEPGTTGRGPEGEAPETSEETEDEMVSWELGMGNPGGGKPEKPGAGKPGTTSRETTRRRAAGKETGAGEGLAGGKPGEKERRADRAAKDDTPWPTEEDVAA; from the coding sequence ATGAACGACATCTACGTCACGCTGACCGGTAACGTCGCGGCCCCGCCGCGCCAGCACACCTTCCCCGACGGCTCGCGGGTCACCTCGCTCAAGGTCGCCACGACGAGCCGTTACTTCGACAGGGAGAACCAGCAGTGGCGCAACGGTGACACGACCTACTTCGGTGTCCGCTGTTTCCGCGGGCTCGCCGACAACGTCGCCCAGTCGGTCCACCTGGGCCAGCCGGTCGTCGTCCAGGGGCGGTTGCGAATCCGTGAGTTCACCCATGAGGGCGAGCGCCGCTTCATGCCCGAGGTGGAGGCCAACTCGCTCGGGCACGACCTTCGCTGGGGGCTCGGCAGCTTCGCCAAGCCACAGCGGGGCGGAGCGACCCCGACCCTGGGCAGGGAGGAGCGGAGCGAGCTCGATCGCGAGACGTTCGACTGGGCGATGGGCGGCGCGGCCCCCGACGAGGCGAGTGCCTCCGGGGCCCTGGCCCTGGTGAAGGCCGCAGGTGGAGACGGCGAGGTGACGGAGACCGAAGGCGGCGCGGCGAGTGAGGGCGCCGCCGGGAGCGAGCCGGGCACGACGGGTCGCGGGCCGGAGGGCGAGGCTCCGGAGACGAGCGAGGAGACGGAGGACGAGATGGTCAGCTGGGAGCTTGGCATGGGAAACCCCGGCGGGGGAAAGCCGGAGAAGCCGGGTGCGGGCAAGCCGGGCACGACGTCGAGGGAGACGACCCGTAGAAGGGCCGCGGGTAAGGAAACCGGAGCGGGGGAGGGCCTGGCCGGTGGGAAACCGGGGGAGAAGGAGAGGCGGGCCGACCGGGCGGCGAAGGACGACACACCGTGGCCCACGGAAGAAGACGTGGCGGCCTGA